One part of the Nymphalis io chromosome 22, ilAglIoxx1.1, whole genome shotgun sequence genome encodes these proteins:
- the LOC126777037 gene encoding uncharacterized protein LOC126777037 isoform X1 — MCTRSRNMSAVNASTSRARVPVALLLLCEFVVFPARAGSDLSDESKTVNPDYSSRVARSASQRFLQVISGYDDDNNWLQSLLYPERSNKLRVTSLPLLLLPVEVPLRRESNIKLSRRRLSNDYEEDEESSWQVRRGDWRQEKRRPSYIREEQPSEDEYLEFPFKNHPQRPVPRDPSVPSVSYSSEPRAVPNIVSSVPSSQLVEKFRAQTPKAFGMPPLVQSEFDISERIILPDDEDDGELEETNKATSGVRNKRAIFTTNREKTEAITPTRPNFSKPLKLRAVLSVPRADYSESYTVWWDPVKGNSRIHFHDGSTVTFREMLPNGFVKKVEMHVDRSGERVVRCGVATTVASAADRANPALPDIKLFTFSGYERTENSLVERWQHTVSGQGDTRGEVVTTRHELLLSRDLQDFIRPIRYRVSVNSTVLGPDCDTYEHFYYDARPHNRRPKFFEADINEFCDEVEQLNASSADDVAKLEPLREFTMPERDARYDALLEKFKKNYVREFANDIEGAVRKNILMQSSRLISSGNRAGATVQLGLNFLADRLDEEMSDMTGVAQGGERENAEAFPHARSSLAAYERRLPDRFDWRALGGVSNVRFQGTTCSSCWAIAVAGAVEGALFRRTKRLVPLSEQNLVDCAGPFGGRGCKGTWPSYAYDYIQHRGLPALEEYTPYKGKVEQCKRDIAQPVTRISAHVNITKYSVPALQVAIREYGPAVVIVDSSAKSFQFYKKGVLYDDRCSKKSSKHAVLAVGWSQKKGEPYFILKNSWSEAWGEGGYVRVQARANTCGVLTYPSYPRLTDDDVFLEKETF, encoded by the exons ATGTGCACGCGCAGCCGCAACATGTCCGCCGTGAACGCCTCCACGAGCAGGGCTCGAGTCCCTGTGGCGCTTCTGCTCTTGTGCG aATTTGTAGTTTTCCCAGCTCGAGCTGGATCAGATCTATCAGACGAGTCGAAGACTGTCAATCCAGATTACAGTTCTCGCGTCGCGCGATCCGCAAGTCAGCGTTTCTTGCAGGTGATATCAG gttatgatgatgataataacTGGCTGCAGTCTCTCTTATATCCAG AACGCAGCAACAAACTCCGAGTGACGAGCTTGCCGTTGCTATTGCTACCAGTCGAGGTGCCTCTACGTCGCG AAAGCAATATTAAGCTGAGTAGGCGAAGGCTAAGTAACGATTACGAAGAAGATGAGGAAAGTTCTTGGCAAGTCCGTCGTGGAGACTGGCGGCAGGAAAAAAGGCGGCCTTCCTATATACGAGAAGAACAACCATCAGAAGATGAATATCTAGAATTTCCATTCAAGAATCACCCACAGCGACCCGTTCCCAGAGATCCGAGCGTCCCGTCGGTCTCATATTCATCTGAACCCCGCGCTGTGCCAAATATAGTCTCCAGTG TTCCATCATCGCAACTCGTAGAGAAATTTCGTGCACAAACCCCTAAAGCATTCGGTATGCCTCCTCTTGTGCAATCTGAATTTGATATCAGTGAGCGCATAATTTTACCTGATGATGAAGATGATGGAGAATTGGAGGAGACAAACAAGGCAACTTCTGGTGTAAGAAATAAGCGAGCCATATTCACTACCAATAGGGAAAAAACTGAGGCGATCACCCCAACGCGTCCTAACTTTTCCAAGCCCTTGAAACTTCGAGCTGTGCTGAGCGTACCGCGTGCTGACTACTCCGAGTCATATACGGTATG GTGGGATCCTGTAAAAGGCAATTCCCGTATACATTTTCACGATGGATCAACAGTGACGTTTCGGGAAATGTTACCAAATGGATTTGTTAAAAAAGTAGAG ATGCACGTGGACCGTTCTGGAGAGCGTGTGGTTCGGTGCGGTGTAGCCACAACTGTCGCCTCAGCCGCTGATCGTGCGAACCCGGCTCTGCCGGACATAAAGCTTTTTACTTTCTCTG GCTATGAGCGCACAGAGAATAGTTTGGTGGAGCGTTGGCAGCACACGGTGTCTGGTCAAGGTGACACACGTGGAGAGGTGGTCACCACGCGACACGAACTGCTGCTGTCTCGTGACCTGCAAGACTTTATTCGACCTATTCG ATACCGTGTGTCGGTCAACAGTACTGTGCTGGGGCCGGATTGTGACACTTACGAGCACTTTTACTACGACGCACGTCCTCACAACCGAAGGCCTAAGTTTTTTGAAGCagatataa ATGAGTTTTGCGACGAAGTGGAGCAGTTGAACGCTTCGTCGGCCGACGACGTCGCGAAGCTTGAACCGCTGCGAGAATTCACAATGCCGGAGCGTGACGCACGTTACGATGCGCTCTTAGAGAA GTTCAAGAAAAATTATGTACGTGAGTTTGCTAACGACATCGAAGGCGCAGTCCGCAAGAATATCCTGATGCAGAGTTCAAGGCTCATATCGTCCGGGAACCGTGCTGGCGCGACCGTTCAGTTGGGTCTAAACTTCCTTGCGGACCGCCTCGACGAAGAGATGAGCGACATGACGGGGGTGGCGCAGGGCGGGGAGCGTGAGAACGCCGAGGCGTTCCCACACGCGCGCTCGTCGCTGGCGGCGTACGAGCGGCGCCTACCGGACAGGTTCGACTGGCGAGCGCTGGGCGGCGTATCTAATGTGCGAT TCCAGGGCACCACATGCTCGTCGTGCTGGGCGATCGCGGTGGCGGGCGCGGTGGAGGGCGCCCTGTTCCGTCGCACCAAGCGCCTCGTGCCACTCTCTGAACAGAACCTCGTTGACTGCGCAGGCCC ATTTGGTGGAAGGGGCTGCAAGGGTACATGGCCGAGCTACGCTTATGACTATATCCAACACCGAGGTTTGCCCGCCCTGGAGGAGTACACGCCGTATAAGGGGAAG GTGGAGCAGTGCAAAAGAGATATCGCTCAGCCCGTCACACGTATCAGCGCACACGTCAACATTACTAAATACAGTGTTCCGGCGCTACAG GTGGCCATCAGGGAGTACGGACCGGCCGTGGTCATCGTGGACTCGTCAGCGAAGAGCtttcaattttataagaaaggagTTCTCTATGATGATCGTTG TTCCAAGAAAAGTTCAAAACACGCAGTTTTAGCAGTGGGTTGGAGCCAAAAGAAAGGCGAGCCGTACTTTATATTGAAGAACTCGTGGTCCGAGGCCTGGGGCGAAGGCGGGTACGTGCGCGTGCAGGCGCGTGCGAATACGTGCGGCGTTCTCACTTACCCCTCCTATCCACGTCTCACGGACGACGACGTCTTTTTGGAAAAAGAGAccttttaa
- the LOC126777037 gene encoding uncharacterized protein LOC126777037 isoform X2, translating to MCTRSRNMSAVNASTSRARVPVALLLLCVFPARAGSDLSDESKTVNPDYSSRVARSASQRFLQVISGYDDDNNWLQSLLYPERSNKLRVTSLPLLLLPVEVPLRRESNIKLSRRRLSNDYEEDEESSWQVRRGDWRQEKRRPSYIREEQPSEDEYLEFPFKNHPQRPVPRDPSVPSVSYSSEPRAVPNIVSSVPSSQLVEKFRAQTPKAFGMPPLVQSEFDISERIILPDDEDDGELEETNKATSGVRNKRAIFTTNREKTEAITPTRPNFSKPLKLRAVLSVPRADYSESYTVWWDPVKGNSRIHFHDGSTVTFREMLPNGFVKKVEMHVDRSGERVVRCGVATTVASAADRANPALPDIKLFTFSGYERTENSLVERWQHTVSGQGDTRGEVVTTRHELLLSRDLQDFIRPIRYRVSVNSTVLGPDCDTYEHFYYDARPHNRRPKFFEADINEFCDEVEQLNASSADDVAKLEPLREFTMPERDARYDALLEKFKKNYVREFANDIEGAVRKNILMQSSRLISSGNRAGATVQLGLNFLADRLDEEMSDMTGVAQGGERENAEAFPHARSSLAAYERRLPDRFDWRALGGVSNVRFQGTTCSSCWAIAVAGAVEGALFRRTKRLVPLSEQNLVDCAGPFGGRGCKGTWPSYAYDYIQHRGLPALEEYTPYKGKVEQCKRDIAQPVTRISAHVNITKYSVPALQVAIREYGPAVVIVDSSAKSFQFYKKGVLYDDRCSKKSSKHAVLAVGWSQKKGEPYFILKNSWSEAWGEGGYVRVQARANTCGVLTYPSYPRLTDDDVFLEKETF from the exons ATGTGCACGCGCAGCCGCAACATGTCCGCCGTGAACGCCTCCACGAGCAGGGCTCGAGTCCCTGTGGCGCTTCTGCTCTTGTGCG TTTTCCCAGCTCGAGCTGGATCAGATCTATCAGACGAGTCGAAGACTGTCAATCCAGATTACAGTTCTCGCGTCGCGCGATCCGCAAGTCAGCGTTTCTTGCAGGTGATATCAG gttatgatgatgataataacTGGCTGCAGTCTCTCTTATATCCAG AACGCAGCAACAAACTCCGAGTGACGAGCTTGCCGTTGCTATTGCTACCAGTCGAGGTGCCTCTACGTCGCG AAAGCAATATTAAGCTGAGTAGGCGAAGGCTAAGTAACGATTACGAAGAAGATGAGGAAAGTTCTTGGCAAGTCCGTCGTGGAGACTGGCGGCAGGAAAAAAGGCGGCCTTCCTATATACGAGAAGAACAACCATCAGAAGATGAATATCTAGAATTTCCATTCAAGAATCACCCACAGCGACCCGTTCCCAGAGATCCGAGCGTCCCGTCGGTCTCATATTCATCTGAACCCCGCGCTGTGCCAAATATAGTCTCCAGTG TTCCATCATCGCAACTCGTAGAGAAATTTCGTGCACAAACCCCTAAAGCATTCGGTATGCCTCCTCTTGTGCAATCTGAATTTGATATCAGTGAGCGCATAATTTTACCTGATGATGAAGATGATGGAGAATTGGAGGAGACAAACAAGGCAACTTCTGGTGTAAGAAATAAGCGAGCCATATTCACTACCAATAGGGAAAAAACTGAGGCGATCACCCCAACGCGTCCTAACTTTTCCAAGCCCTTGAAACTTCGAGCTGTGCTGAGCGTACCGCGTGCTGACTACTCCGAGTCATATACGGTATG GTGGGATCCTGTAAAAGGCAATTCCCGTATACATTTTCACGATGGATCAACAGTGACGTTTCGGGAAATGTTACCAAATGGATTTGTTAAAAAAGTAGAG ATGCACGTGGACCGTTCTGGAGAGCGTGTGGTTCGGTGCGGTGTAGCCACAACTGTCGCCTCAGCCGCTGATCGTGCGAACCCGGCTCTGCCGGACATAAAGCTTTTTACTTTCTCTG GCTATGAGCGCACAGAGAATAGTTTGGTGGAGCGTTGGCAGCACACGGTGTCTGGTCAAGGTGACACACGTGGAGAGGTGGTCACCACGCGACACGAACTGCTGCTGTCTCGTGACCTGCAAGACTTTATTCGACCTATTCG ATACCGTGTGTCGGTCAACAGTACTGTGCTGGGGCCGGATTGTGACACTTACGAGCACTTTTACTACGACGCACGTCCTCACAACCGAAGGCCTAAGTTTTTTGAAGCagatataa ATGAGTTTTGCGACGAAGTGGAGCAGTTGAACGCTTCGTCGGCCGACGACGTCGCGAAGCTTGAACCGCTGCGAGAATTCACAATGCCGGAGCGTGACGCACGTTACGATGCGCTCTTAGAGAA GTTCAAGAAAAATTATGTACGTGAGTTTGCTAACGACATCGAAGGCGCAGTCCGCAAGAATATCCTGATGCAGAGTTCAAGGCTCATATCGTCCGGGAACCGTGCTGGCGCGACCGTTCAGTTGGGTCTAAACTTCCTTGCGGACCGCCTCGACGAAGAGATGAGCGACATGACGGGGGTGGCGCAGGGCGGGGAGCGTGAGAACGCCGAGGCGTTCCCACACGCGCGCTCGTCGCTGGCGGCGTACGAGCGGCGCCTACCGGACAGGTTCGACTGGCGAGCGCTGGGCGGCGTATCTAATGTGCGAT TCCAGGGCACCACATGCTCGTCGTGCTGGGCGATCGCGGTGGCGGGCGCGGTGGAGGGCGCCCTGTTCCGTCGCACCAAGCGCCTCGTGCCACTCTCTGAACAGAACCTCGTTGACTGCGCAGGCCC ATTTGGTGGAAGGGGCTGCAAGGGTACATGGCCGAGCTACGCTTATGACTATATCCAACACCGAGGTTTGCCCGCCCTGGAGGAGTACACGCCGTATAAGGGGAAG GTGGAGCAGTGCAAAAGAGATATCGCTCAGCCCGTCACACGTATCAGCGCACACGTCAACATTACTAAATACAGTGTTCCGGCGCTACAG GTGGCCATCAGGGAGTACGGACCGGCCGTGGTCATCGTGGACTCGTCAGCGAAGAGCtttcaattttataagaaaggagTTCTCTATGATGATCGTTG TTCCAAGAAAAGTTCAAAACACGCAGTTTTAGCAGTGGGTTGGAGCCAAAAGAAAGGCGAGCCGTACTTTATATTGAAGAACTCGTGGTCCGAGGCCTGGGGCGAAGGCGGGTACGTGCGCGTGCAGGCGCGTGCGAATACGTGCGGCGTTCTCACTTACCCCTCCTATCCACGTCTCACGGACGACGACGTCTTTTTGGAAAAAGAGAccttttaa
- the LOC126777037 gene encoding uncharacterized protein LOC126777037 isoform X3: MCTRSRNMSAVNASTSRARVPVALLLLCARAGSDLSDESKTVNPDYSSRVARSASQRFLQVISGYDDDNNWLQSLLYPERSNKLRVTSLPLLLLPVEVPLRRESNIKLSRRRLSNDYEEDEESSWQVRRGDWRQEKRRPSYIREEQPSEDEYLEFPFKNHPQRPVPRDPSVPSVSYSSEPRAVPNIVSSVPSSQLVEKFRAQTPKAFGMPPLVQSEFDISERIILPDDEDDGELEETNKATSGVRNKRAIFTTNREKTEAITPTRPNFSKPLKLRAVLSVPRADYSESYTVWWDPVKGNSRIHFHDGSTVTFREMLPNGFVKKVEMHVDRSGERVVRCGVATTVASAADRANPALPDIKLFTFSGYERTENSLVERWQHTVSGQGDTRGEVVTTRHELLLSRDLQDFIRPIRYRVSVNSTVLGPDCDTYEHFYYDARPHNRRPKFFEADINEFCDEVEQLNASSADDVAKLEPLREFTMPERDARYDALLEKFKKNYVREFANDIEGAVRKNILMQSSRLISSGNRAGATVQLGLNFLADRLDEEMSDMTGVAQGGERENAEAFPHARSSLAAYERRLPDRFDWRALGGVSNVRFQGTTCSSCWAIAVAGAVEGALFRRTKRLVPLSEQNLVDCAGPFGGRGCKGTWPSYAYDYIQHRGLPALEEYTPYKGKVEQCKRDIAQPVTRISAHVNITKYSVPALQVAIREYGPAVVIVDSSAKSFQFYKKGVLYDDRCSKKSSKHAVLAVGWSQKKGEPYFILKNSWSEAWGEGGYVRVQARANTCGVLTYPSYPRLTDDDVFLEKETF, from the exons ATGTGCACGCGCAGCCGCAACATGTCCGCCGTGAACGCCTCCACGAGCAGGGCTCGAGTCCCTGTGGCGCTTCTGCTCTTGTGCG CTCGAGCTGGATCAGATCTATCAGACGAGTCGAAGACTGTCAATCCAGATTACAGTTCTCGCGTCGCGCGATCCGCAAGTCAGCGTTTCTTGCAGGTGATATCAG gttatgatgatgataataacTGGCTGCAGTCTCTCTTATATCCAG AACGCAGCAACAAACTCCGAGTGACGAGCTTGCCGTTGCTATTGCTACCAGTCGAGGTGCCTCTACGTCGCG AAAGCAATATTAAGCTGAGTAGGCGAAGGCTAAGTAACGATTACGAAGAAGATGAGGAAAGTTCTTGGCAAGTCCGTCGTGGAGACTGGCGGCAGGAAAAAAGGCGGCCTTCCTATATACGAGAAGAACAACCATCAGAAGATGAATATCTAGAATTTCCATTCAAGAATCACCCACAGCGACCCGTTCCCAGAGATCCGAGCGTCCCGTCGGTCTCATATTCATCTGAACCCCGCGCTGTGCCAAATATAGTCTCCAGTG TTCCATCATCGCAACTCGTAGAGAAATTTCGTGCACAAACCCCTAAAGCATTCGGTATGCCTCCTCTTGTGCAATCTGAATTTGATATCAGTGAGCGCATAATTTTACCTGATGATGAAGATGATGGAGAATTGGAGGAGACAAACAAGGCAACTTCTGGTGTAAGAAATAAGCGAGCCATATTCACTACCAATAGGGAAAAAACTGAGGCGATCACCCCAACGCGTCCTAACTTTTCCAAGCCCTTGAAACTTCGAGCTGTGCTGAGCGTACCGCGTGCTGACTACTCCGAGTCATATACGGTATG GTGGGATCCTGTAAAAGGCAATTCCCGTATACATTTTCACGATGGATCAACAGTGACGTTTCGGGAAATGTTACCAAATGGATTTGTTAAAAAAGTAGAG ATGCACGTGGACCGTTCTGGAGAGCGTGTGGTTCGGTGCGGTGTAGCCACAACTGTCGCCTCAGCCGCTGATCGTGCGAACCCGGCTCTGCCGGACATAAAGCTTTTTACTTTCTCTG GCTATGAGCGCACAGAGAATAGTTTGGTGGAGCGTTGGCAGCACACGGTGTCTGGTCAAGGTGACACACGTGGAGAGGTGGTCACCACGCGACACGAACTGCTGCTGTCTCGTGACCTGCAAGACTTTATTCGACCTATTCG ATACCGTGTGTCGGTCAACAGTACTGTGCTGGGGCCGGATTGTGACACTTACGAGCACTTTTACTACGACGCACGTCCTCACAACCGAAGGCCTAAGTTTTTTGAAGCagatataa ATGAGTTTTGCGACGAAGTGGAGCAGTTGAACGCTTCGTCGGCCGACGACGTCGCGAAGCTTGAACCGCTGCGAGAATTCACAATGCCGGAGCGTGACGCACGTTACGATGCGCTCTTAGAGAA GTTCAAGAAAAATTATGTACGTGAGTTTGCTAACGACATCGAAGGCGCAGTCCGCAAGAATATCCTGATGCAGAGTTCAAGGCTCATATCGTCCGGGAACCGTGCTGGCGCGACCGTTCAGTTGGGTCTAAACTTCCTTGCGGACCGCCTCGACGAAGAGATGAGCGACATGACGGGGGTGGCGCAGGGCGGGGAGCGTGAGAACGCCGAGGCGTTCCCACACGCGCGCTCGTCGCTGGCGGCGTACGAGCGGCGCCTACCGGACAGGTTCGACTGGCGAGCGCTGGGCGGCGTATCTAATGTGCGAT TCCAGGGCACCACATGCTCGTCGTGCTGGGCGATCGCGGTGGCGGGCGCGGTGGAGGGCGCCCTGTTCCGTCGCACCAAGCGCCTCGTGCCACTCTCTGAACAGAACCTCGTTGACTGCGCAGGCCC ATTTGGTGGAAGGGGCTGCAAGGGTACATGGCCGAGCTACGCTTATGACTATATCCAACACCGAGGTTTGCCCGCCCTGGAGGAGTACACGCCGTATAAGGGGAAG GTGGAGCAGTGCAAAAGAGATATCGCTCAGCCCGTCACACGTATCAGCGCACACGTCAACATTACTAAATACAGTGTTCCGGCGCTACAG GTGGCCATCAGGGAGTACGGACCGGCCGTGGTCATCGTGGACTCGTCAGCGAAGAGCtttcaattttataagaaaggagTTCTCTATGATGATCGTTG TTCCAAGAAAAGTTCAAAACACGCAGTTTTAGCAGTGGGTTGGAGCCAAAAGAAAGGCGAGCCGTACTTTATATTGAAGAACTCGTGGTCCGAGGCCTGGGGCGAAGGCGGGTACGTGCGCGTGCAGGCGCGTGCGAATACGTGCGGCGTTCTCACTTACCCCTCCTATCCACGTCTCACGGACGACGACGTCTTTTTGGAAAAAGAGAccttttaa